The sequence CAGCGCCACATCCCAGATCGCGTCCACCGCCACGACGCGGGCGTCGTATTTGGTGGCATCCACGATCACGGTCAGGCTGGCCACGTTCTGGATCTCGCTGGCCTTGCTCAGGATGTAGCCATCGGCGGACACCACGGTGCCGTAGGCGATGTCCTTGCGGCCGTCCCGCATCACCGCGCTGCTGGTCTGGAGCACCTGGCGCGCGGGTTCGAAGGCGGCCACCACGGCATCCCCGTTCTTGCGGAAATCGGATTCGAGGTTCTGGGCGGCGTGGGAAGCGGTCGCGAGCGCACCGAAACAGATCGCGCGGAAAAGGAGCTTAGCGTTCACCGAGTCTGAGGACGAGGGTTTCGGGTTTGCCATTGCGGAGCATCTCGAGCGCCAACTTGTCGCCGGCGGCCATGTCCTTGAGCATTCCCTGTAAATCATCACGGGTCGCCAGCGGCTTGCCGTTGAGTTTCAGCAGCACGTCGCCTTCGACGATGCCGGCCTTCTCGGCAGGGCTCTCACGCCCCACCTTCGACACCCGCAGGCCACCTTCCGGGCGGGCTTCCGTGGCGAGCCCGAGGAAGCCCTTGCCCTTTTCCGGAGCTTTCGCGAACGGGCCTTCGCCCACGAAATTGCCGCCGATCATCTCGTCCCAGTGCTTCAGGAACTCCTTCACCGGCACGTGCATGTTCTGCGCCAGCACCTCGCCGACGCGGGAGTGGATGCCGATCAAGCGCCCTTGCAGGTCGAAAAGCGGTCCTCCGGAGTCGCCGCCGATCAGCGTGCAGTCCGATTGGATGGTGGAATCCGCGGTGCGGACGAGGCGGCCGAGGCGGACCACCGAGCCGCGGTCCTTGTCGAAGCCGCCGGAATGACCGAGCGCGAACACCCAGTCGCCCAGGCGCGTGTTTTCATCACGGTCGATCTCCACATGGGGGTAGTTCCCCTTTTCGGTGATCTTCACCATCGCGCAGTCGGTGGTGGCCACCAGTCCGAGCGACTCGGCCTTCAGCTTCTTCCCATCCTCCATCACCACCGTCATCTCCTTGTTGGTGCCGGAGGCCACGTGGGCGGCGGTGAGGATCAGGCCATCCGCGGACACGATCACGCCGCTGCCGCTGCCCTCCCCCATCTCGATGCAGACGGTGGCCTCGCGGGCCTTCGGCAGGGCGGCGGTGAGCGCCTTCTGGATGGCATCGAGGTCCTTCCGGCTGTCCGGAGCCTTCTTGTCCTGGAAATAGGGCCGCTCCGGCGCGGCGGTCGCCACCAGCGGGATACAGGCAATCAGCGGAAGGAGACGGGTCATGGAGGATCGGGGAATCATACTACCGTGAACGGGCGGATCTCGCAACCGTCCGGATACCAGCGCGATTCAATCCTGTTTTCGTCGAAAAATCGCCACCCATTCCCGACCCTCGCGGCCAGGATAGGACCGGGTGGGCACCCAGGCATCCACCCGCTCGAACCACGGGGCCAGCAGCCCCTCGATCTCGCCGATGGTGGAATCGAACGGCGGGCCGCAGCTTTCCTCCCCGCGCTCGTTCGGCGTCAGGAAAAACACCCCGCACAGCCAGCCGCCGGGCCGCACCAAAGCCCCGGCCGCCTCCGCATAGCGCGGGCGGTCGACCGGATCGATCGCGCAGAAACACGTGTGCTCCCACCACCCGGTGAAGCCCTTCGCCGGCCACCACGAGCGATCGAAGAGATCCGCCTGGAGGTAACGCTCCTGCCCTACCGAGGGAAACCCGCGCGCGCCCTCCACCGCCGCGGCGGCCAGGTCGAGCCCCAGCACCGGCACCCCGGTGGACGCGATCACCCGCACATCATGCCCGAATCCGCAGCCTGGCGCGAGCACCTCGCCCCCGCCCCATGGCGGCGCGGCGTTCCACCGCTCCATGAGTTCCAGCAGCGGCGGCGCGGCCGAGCCCTTCTCCCACGGAGTGTCGTGATGGCGGTAGCGGAATTCCCAGTCGGTCATGATTTAAAGACGCAAGACTTGAAGACGTAAGAAGCAAGACAAGAAGCAAAGAGAAAATCCTCCGAAGCGCCTTGTCTGAGACTCTCCTCTTACTTCTTGCGTCTTCAAGTCTTCCTTCTTCTCAAGCCCTCCTGAGGTAATCCGGCACCTGCTCCCGCTGGACCGCGGGCGGCAGCGAGCCGCTGGCGAAGGAAATGACCGCCCCCACCCCGGCGGCATGGTCGCCCCCGAGCCGCGGCTCGACATCGAACTCCGGGAACCGGTAGCGCGCGCGGAACTGGAGCCACAGCTTCACGCCCCACCCGGCGAGCGCCGAGCCGAGCAGCACCGCCACCGGCAGCCACCAGCGGTCGGGCAGCTTGCGGTAGAGCGCCGCCAGCTTGCTCTCCTTCTCCGGGGCCTTCGCCGGGGCATTTTCCGCCACGGGGAAGGAATCCGGGATGGTGCCACCGGCCAGGATCCGCTCCATCCAATAGAGCCGGATCGACATCTGGACGCAGAAGGCATCGAGCTGCTCCACCGCGTCCGCCTTGTCCAGGGCCCGGAGCACCGAGCTCTGCAAGGCCCGCCGCTGCTCCGCCCCGGACACCGCGTCCGTGAGCGAGGGGCTCAGGTAGATCACCGAGCGCTGCGGCGCACCGAGGAAATAGAACACGAAGGCCGCCGGGCGACCGCTGGCATACAGGCGCTCCGCCAGCTCCTCCGCACGCACGTCGCCGGGGATTTCCTGGGACGCGCCGAAGACATAGACGAAGAGGTCGATGGTCGAATCCGTGGCGTGGTAGTTCAGGAACGCCAGCCGGTCGTGCGTCTGCTGCGGCGTGAGCAGCTTCTGGGGATCGACAAGGAAGGCCTTTGGGCGTTCGTTGAAATAGGCCGCCAGGTATTTCTCCGGGATCGCGGTGGAGGGCGTCGAATCCTCCGCCAGCTCCTCCGCGGTGGGCCCGGCGACCTTCAGCGGCTGGGGCTTCGTGGCGGGCTCCTCCGGCGGCATCTCGTCGGTGAGGAGAAAGGCCCCCGGCACCGTCTTGCCGCCCTTCAGCAGCGCGAGGTCGGCGTCCGACCACTTCGGGAGCTGCGCATCGGGCACGCCCTCCGGCCCCAATGTCGGCATCGGCGGGAAATGCGGCGTGTCCGGGTCCGGCTGCGTGTCCACGGCCGCCGCGGGAGCCGGCTTGGGCTTCGGCTTTTCGGGCTCCGGCTTCTTCTCCGTGCGGGTGGATTTGGCCTTGGTCGAGGACGACGGCTTCTCGGTCTTGGCGGAGGCCACCGGCAGCGGCGCGAACAGGAGCAGACTGGAAAGGACGAGCAGGGACGCGCGGACGTTCATGGCCGGGCCTCCTCGTTTTCCCGCGTGTCTTGCGGCAGCGGCTGGCGGCCGTGGCGGATCTTCTGCACCAGGTTCTCCACCTGCGGCGGGCGGGCCACACGGCGCTCGAACTTCGCTGGATTCCGGCGCGCCTGGCGGCTGCGCTTTTTCAACAGCGTCTCGAGCTGGCCGATCGCCTTCACCAGGCCATCCGCGAACCGGCCTTCCAGCCAGTAAGAATGCGCGCGGGACAAGCAATGGAACGTGTCCTCCTCGTCGAGATAGGCATCGAGCAGGTAGCCGAAGGTGATCCCCGCCGCGCGCGCCTCGGCGTCGATCGCGATCAGCACGCCCGCCTCGTTCGGGCGGTCCACCGCCACGTCCTCGAACGCGCCGCGGTTGAGCAGCCAGAAGCCGAACTGGCGGAGGTTCGCCACCCCGCTGAAGGAGCCGGTGTGCACGGCGATGAAGAGCTGCGGAAACCGGCGGTTGAACGCCAGCATCGCGTTCTCCACCTGCCGCTGCTCCTCGCGCCGCATCAACCCGGCCGCATCCGTTAGGGAGCGCAGCCGCACCTCCTCCGATCCGAAGATCGCGTCCGCGTCACCCAACGAGAAGCCGCAGTGCGGGCACCCGGCCGCCGCGCGGTGGATTCGTTGCACGCAGCGCGGACATTTCATGTGGGATGGGGTGGGGTGGGGAAAAACCGCTGGTAGGCTACGCCGCGCGCTTCATTCGGTCAAAGTCAAACAGGCCGCGCGGCGAAGCGATTTTCGCCTTTGGCGGTTGGATCATGCTGCACCGATCTGCTAGAGTGCCTCATGATCGAACATCGTTATCCCGAGCTGTTTCCCAGGGCCCCGATGCCCGCCGGAGTGAAGCTGGTGGAAGCCCTTGATTTCACCCGCCTTCCGAAGGTCCTGCTGCATGAACACCTCGATGGCGGCCTGCGCCCGGAGACGATCCTCGATCTGGCGAAGAGCCACGGCTACACCGCCCTGCCCACCCGGGACGCCGGTGAACTGGCCGAGTGGTTTCACCGCGGCGCGCAGCGCGGGAACCTGCCCGAGTATCTCGAAGGCTTCGCCCACACCATCGGCGTCATGCAGGACCGCGATGCCCTGGAGCGCGTGGCGTTCGAGTTCATCGAAGACATGGCGCGGGATGGCGTGGTCTACGCCGAGGTCCGCTTCGCCCCGGTCTTCCACACCGGCCACGGCCTGACCCAGGACGAGGTGGTGGAGGCCGTGCTCGATGGCCTGGAGCGCGGCGAACGCCAGTACGGAGTGAAGTGGGGGCTGATCCTCTGCGCGATGCGCGACCGCACCGATTCGCTGGAGGCCGCCGAGCTGGCGATCCGCTGGCGGGACAAGGGCGTGGTCGGCTTCGACCTCGCGGGCGGCGAGGCCGGCCATCCGCCGAAGAAGCACATGGCCGCCTTCGAGGCGATCCGACGCGCCAACTTCCACATCACCATCCACGCCGGCGAAGCCTTCGGACTGGAATCCATCTGGCAGGCGCTCCAGTGGTGCGGCGCCCACCGGCTGGGCCACGGCACCCGGCTGCGGAACGACATCGAGATCCTGCCGGACGGCGAATTGAAACTCGGGCCGCTCGCCCAGTTCGTGCTCGACCGCCGCATCCCGATCGAGATGTGCCTGCTCAGCAACGTCCACACCGGTGCCACCCCGAGCCTGGAGGAGCATCCGTTTCCCATCTTCCACCGCGCCGGGTTCCGCGCCTGCCTGAACACCGACGACCGCCTGATGAGCGACACCTCGATGACCAAGGAACTCGAGACCGCCACCACCGTCTTCGACCTCGATCTGGTGGACCTCGAGAAGATCACCATGAACGCGATGAAGAGCGCATTCGCCCCGCACCACCAGCGGGTGGAAATCATCCACAAGCGCCTCCTCCCCTCCTACGCCACCCTCTTCGCCGAACTCACCGAGCGGGCGTTCGCGGAGAGCTTGAGGAGGAATTGAAACCACGAAAGCCCGCCCAAGCGCGAGCCATGGAGCAAATCGACCGCCTCGCATACCTCTTCAAGCCCGGCAGGGCGACGCATTCCAGCCGGTGGCGCAAGCCACCGGAAAGGGCCGCCAAGAAGAGCCAAGTCCCGCAGGGACGACGCTGCCTGCGCTCTTGTGCCAGAACGATCTTCATGGAGACCATGAGGCACCACGCTCATCCGAACCGCGGAGAGTTTCGGTGCGTTGACGTCCAGAGCCTTCGTTGCGTCGTCCCTAATGGAACTTGGCTCCGCACACACTCTCCACCGGTGGCTTGCGCCACCGGCTGGGATACGTCGCCCCTGAACGGGGCTGGGCCGAACCTCACGCCGACTTCGGCAGTTTCCGCACGAAGGCCGGGGTGATATCGTCGAGCGTGCGCGCCACGGTGAAGTCACCGGGCTGGCACATGTCGCCGAGCAGGTCGATCAGCGGATCCCAGAACCCGATCCCCGCGGCATTCGGGCGGTTGAAGAGCACCACCGGCTTGTTCGTCATCAGCGGGTTCTTCTGGTGCTTGAAGATCATCAGCGCGAACAGCTCCTGCACGGTGCCGGCACCGCCCGGGAAGATCACGAAGCCGTCCGAATTCTGGATCATCACCTCCATGCGGGTGTAGATGTCCGGGCGCAGCCAGAAGCTGGAAAGCCCCTCCGGCAATCCCTCCAGCTCGATGATGTGCGGCACGTTCGAACCGGCGGTCCAGCCACCGGCCTCCACCGAGCCCTTCACCACCGCGCCCATGATGCCGGATTTCCCGGCACCGGAGATGCAGCCGAGCCGCGCCTCCGCCAGACGGCGGCCGAGTTCCTCGCCATCGGCCAGATAGGCCGGATCGGTGAGGCTGGCGGAGCAGAACACGCACACGTTCCCGGCGTGGTTCGCGGGCAGCGGCGTTTCGAACGACAGCACGTTGCTCTCGCCAATCTTCACCCGCCCGGCGTCCGGGATGCCGTGGTGACGCACCACGTCGAGCGTGCGGATCACCTCGTCGCTGGTCTCCACGCCGAGCAGATAATCCCGGTAGTCCTGCTGGATCGTCCCCATCTTGTGGAGGTGGTCGAGCACCGAGAAGAACGGGGCCCAGGAGAAGTCGGAGTTCAGCACCACCGTCGGTTTCCCGGCCAGGTGGCGGTCGAGGGTCTGGTAGCCCACGAAGATCGAGATCGCCTTGAACATGTCCTCCAGCGTGGCGCCGGGGGTGAACACGAAGGCATCGGACTCGATGATCTTGCGCTCGATGTTGGAAAGCGTGATGCGC comes from Luteolibacter sp. LG18 and encodes:
- a CDS encoding TPM domain-containing protein, which codes for MQRIHRAAAGCPHCGFSLGDADAIFGSEEVRLRSLTDAAGLMRREEQRQVENAMLAFNRRFPQLFIAVHTGSFSGVANLRQFGFWLLNRGAFEDVAVDRPNEAGVLIAIDAEARAAGITFGYLLDAYLDEEDTFHCLSRAHSYWLEGRFADGLVKAIGQLETLLKKRSRQARRNPAKFERRVARPPQVENLVQKIRHGRQPLPQDTRENEEARP
- a CDS encoding adenosine deaminase, with the protein product MIEHRYPELFPRAPMPAGVKLVEALDFTRLPKVLLHEHLDGGLRPETILDLAKSHGYTALPTRDAGELAEWFHRGAQRGNLPEYLEGFAHTIGVMQDRDALERVAFEFIEDMARDGVVYAEVRFAPVFHTGHGLTQDEVVEAVLDGLERGERQYGVKWGLILCAMRDRTDSLEAAELAIRWRDKGVVGFDLAGGEAGHPPKKHMAAFEAIRRANFHITIHAGEAFGLESIWQALQWCGAHRLGHGTRLRNDIEILPDGELKLGPLAQFVLDRRIPIEMCLLSNVHTGATPSLEEHPFPIFHRAGFRACLNTDDRLMSDTSMTKELETATTVFDLDLVDLEKITMNAMKSAFAPHHQRVEIIHKRLLPSYATLFAELTERAFAESLRRN
- a CDS encoding trypsin-like peptidase domain-containing protein, which gives rise to MTRLLPLIACIPLVATAAPERPYFQDKKAPDSRKDLDAIQKALTAALPKAREATVCIEMGEGSGSGVIVSADGLILTAAHVASGTNKEMTVVMEDGKKLKAESLGLVATTDCAMVKITEKGNYPHVEIDRDENTRLGDWVFALGHSGGFDKDRGSVVRLGRLVRTADSTIQSDCTLIGGDSGGPLFDLQGRLIGIHSRVGEVLAQNMHVPVKEFLKHWDEMIGGNFVGEGPFAKAPEKGKGFLGLATEARPEGGLRVSKVGRESPAEKAGIVEGDVLLKLNGKPLATRDDLQGMLKDMAAGDKLALEMLRNGKPETLVLRLGER
- a CDS encoding LOG family protein; the encoded protein is MPKVRLSGTVLGENDPSRSTRARLLHLLFSHGWDIYNGNGDQRITLSNIERKIIESDAFVFTPGATLEDMFKAISIFVGYQTLDRHLAGKPTVVLNSDFSWAPFFSVLDHLHKMGTIQQDYRDYLLGVETSDEVIRTLDVVRHHGIPDAGRVKIGESNVLSFETPLPANHAGNVCVFCSASLTDPAYLADGEELGRRLAEARLGCISGAGKSGIMGAVVKGSVEAGGWTAGSNVPHIIELEGLPEGLSSFWLRPDIYTRMEVMIQNSDGFVIFPGGAGTVQELFALMIFKHQKNPLMTNKPVVLFNRPNAAGIGFWDPLIDLLGDMCQPGDFTVARTLDDITPAFVRKLPKSA